From the Lathyrus oleraceus cultivar Zhongwan6 chromosome 3, CAAS_Psat_ZW6_1.0, whole genome shotgun sequence genome, the window AGAAGCAAATTTTAGAAAAAatattcagaaactgatgacgttgcacgtcataaattcagaatcagaactggctgttaaagctacacaataacaaatcgttagagtaccaaaattattctcacacaaatgctacattgttatcattaaaacttaaaggtatagatgcagaaccaaatcttatTCTAATAGTTTTACCGGTACCCGCATGTCCATCATAGGCGGAGGCATGACAGTGAGTCATGATACTTTCAGTTCTCTTTTTGGGGATACACACCTTCGGAAAATTCCGTCAGTGCCTCTCTTAAAGAACAAAGGCTTGTCCCAATAGTAGTGTTTCAAATCGGATAAAAACTTTTTTTTACgttgataattcaaatttggaGGTAAAACTCCGACAACAaggtagttgacaaagtcagcATACCAAGGTGACTCCTTACCAATCAACGGAAAAAAATTGTTATTCGGGAAGGAGTCATCAAGAGGTAACTTATCCCCTTTCAAATCGGTCAACCTAGACAAACGGTCAACTACCACATTTTTCGTCCCTTACTTGTCCCTAATCTCAAtatcaaactcttgtagtaacaagatctATCTAATGAGCCTaggcttggcatcttttttacttatGAGGTATCTAATGGCAGCATGGTCAGTGTAGACAATTATCTTCAATCCTACAAGGGAGGAGCGAAACTTATCTATGGCAAAGACAACTGCTAGTAATTCTTTTTCAATGGTCGCATAATTAATTTTCGTCTCATCCAAAGTTCTACTAGCGTAATAGATGGCATGCATTTTATTATCCTTTTTTTGACCCAACACTGCGCCCACGGTGAgtcactagcatcacacatgatctcaaaaggCACGCCCCAATCTGAGGGTTGCATTATGGGAGCAGAGAGCAAATCTCTTTTTAAGGTTGCTAAAGCTTCAAGACATTCATTATCAAAGTTAAATTCAACATTTTTCATCAATAGCCCGGTTAGGGGCTTGGTaatcttagagaagtctttaatgaacCGATGATAGAAGTCGACATGACCTAGGAAACGCCTAACCTCCCTCACATTGGTATGTGGGGTTAACTTTTCTATTATCTCGATCTTGGACCTATCGACCTTGATCTCTCTTTCGGACACTAAATGCCCAAGAACAGTACCCTCTTTTACCACGAAATGACACTTTCCCCAATTAAGCACGAGGTTTACCTTAACACACCTTTCTAAGACTTTTTCTAGATTTATAAGACAACTATCAAAGCTAGACCCATACAAAGAGAAGTCATCCTTGAAGACCTCCATGATGTCTTCTAAGAAGTTGGATaaaattgacatcatgcagcgcTGAAAAGTAGTCGGCGCGTTGCAAATCCCAAAGGGCATTCGTCGGTAGGAAAACGCGCCATAGGGGCAAGTGAATGTCCTTTTCTCTTGGTTACTAGGATGAATGGGGATTTAGAAAAATCCCGAGTAACCATCAAGAGTAACAAAAATGAGAGTGTTTGGCTagacgctcaagcatttgatcgatGAAAGTTAACAGGAAATGGTTTATTCGAGAAGCTTTGTTAAGCTTCCTATAGTCTATGCACATCCTCCACCCCGTAACGGTCCTAGTGGCAACTTGATCCCCCTTTTCATTCTTAATAACTATCATCCCTCCCCTTTTAGGCACAACTTGAACGAAACTAACCCACTTACTATTGAAGATGAGATAGATTATCCTGATCTCCAAGAGTTTAAGCATCTCCTTTTTAACAAATTCTTTCATTTTAGGGTTTAGCCTCCTTTAGTGTTCTCTAGAGGGATTATAGCTATCCTCTAgcattatcttatgcatataaACAAAGGGGATAATATCTTTCAGGTCATCTATGGTATACCCCATGGATTTTGGGTACTTCCTAAGGACCGTGAGGAGTTTTTCAGTTCCGGCCTCCCCCAAACAAACATTCATTATTACGAGTCGGTTTCTCTCTAAGTCCAAAAATTCCAACCTAAGGGTATTTAGGAGTTGTTTAAGTTCTATTTGGGATTTTTGTTGCTCGAGCTCGTCACTTTGTATTACAAGCACTTTGAAGCTTTGCTGGGAGGAAACAAGAATTTTGTCCAATATCTCCTCATAAGCTTTCACTTCTATGTTTTATTTATTGTTTTGGGAACTATCAAGCAAACACACTTCCAACTTATCGGTCAGTGGAGGTTCTGATGTGCTTTCTTGAACACAAGCTTCGATAATATTGACTAAGCAATAAGAATCCCTCAAAGAAGAGTTTTTCATGAGTTTTTCTAGAATAAACTCAATCTTTTTCTCTCCTACATCAAAagtcaactttcctctcttgacatctataATGGTCTCCGTCATGGCTAAGAAAGGTCTTCCTAAAATTATCAGGTTCTTGGGATCTTCACTGATGTCTATTATGATAAAGTCAACCGACACATAATACTCTCCAACTATCACCAAAACATGCTCTAACACCCCTACGAGATACTTCGGTGTTAGAGGATGTTTTAGGAATGAGTCTGCTCACTAGAGACTAAAAACCATGTTGACAACTAGTACAGGAGATTTATCTAGAAGTCGGGAAACACCATGTTGAAGttgcaattaggtttaattagaGTATCATTTCAGAAGAGTATTGCCAATATTGAGCACCATTATAACACTCCATTTTATTCCAAATTGCACGACTTCGTTTCAAGACAATGTATACAACATATTGGAAAGGAACTGGGAAGGATAAAATTTATTGGCCTAGACAAAGCTGCATATGGTTGCTTCATTAGAAAAACACATGGGTTACCTTTTGCGTGTGAACTTGCATGTCTTCAAATACAAGGTGAGCATATTCCGCTGAAATCAATTCATGTGTTTTGGAAGAAATTATACATTAAAGAGCATAAGGCCACTCATGAAGATAATGAGACACAATTGGATTTAGAAGAAGAATGTGAAGAATTGAAGAGGTATTTCAGTACACTAGATATTCTAGGCCAAAGGGTGATGAAGAAAAAAGTTTGGGAACTAATACATCCATCCACATCTTCCATGTGTCCATCACCAGTGAAAATCAAGCCAAATAGGGGAAATACGAAGAGTAAAAAGGATGAAGAGAGTGATGTTCATAGTGATCCTTCGTAGTGGAAGTATGCTGATGGCCCGTAGGGAAGTCATTCCACAAATATATCatttacaaaatcaattaaaagtCAACCAGCTAGCCAGTCTTCAAGACTTATTTACTTGTCTCAATTTCCTGTTTTCTTACATCAATACATTTATGACATTGTTGATGTGGGTAAATAAGGCAATTGTGGTTTCCGTGCTATTGTAGGTTTACTTGGATGTGGTGAATATTCTTGGCCTTTAGTTCGGATGCAGTTAGATGGTGAAGTTTATCAACACCATAAATTGTATTCCAAGTTGTTATATGACACGATATCAGAAGTTAGGAGTGTGTTACGAGTAGCTAGCTTGGATGTGTAGGGTCGTGGGAAGTGGATGACGATTCATGATATAGGTTACCCTATTGCTTCTAGATACAATGTCATATTGATTTCGTCGTCCAAGAACATTAACATCACGTTCTTCCCATTAGTGATATGTCTATGCATAACTTCAAATAGACACAAAATTATTGCAATTGGTTTTATTGATAACAATCACTGAGTTCATGTGAAGTTGAAATCAAATTGTCATTTTCCTTCCGTCATAGACTGATGAAGACAAAACTATAGTGAATGTGCAACAGCATGAGAATCAACATTTGCGAGACATATTAGACATCGTGAAGAAGAAGTTAAAAAGTCGACATAATTTATTTTGTATTGATATTACAACATATTTTGCattatatgtatatattttatcGAGTATAGTTTGTTAAAAATGTTTAaaatttatgtttttttttctaAATCTCACAACTCTATggaattttaaaaaaatttaaaaaaatttgatATGTAACAGATTTTTCAAAATATTCGGTAGTGATCAATTTTTTCAAAGTATCCGGTATAATTGAACCAAATTTCTCAAAaatctaatatatatatatatataccctAGATATTTCAAATATCCGATATTTCTTTCACAATTTTGCATAATCTCATGAATTTTTATCGTCGATCTTTGAAATGTCTAATAATTCTTCATGATTTTTCAAAATTTTCGATATTTTTTCATCTAAACAAAAAAATCCGATAATTACATATActtaaaaaaaatctcaaattttaaaataagagtATAATTGTAATTACAGCTCCCACCGTGTGTGAGGTGTGAGGCCAAATTGGTGTGGTAAGAAATCTCAAGTTGTTGGAATATATATAGTCCAGTCCAATCCAGTCCAGCTGAAACATGAAGAGTCCCTCCCTAGAATGTTGGAAGCATAGACGTGTACAATTTTGGTGGCACTGTGTTTTCAGACCACACACACGAACTCCCACCATATCTCATCTTCTAATGCCACGCCCTTTCTCGTCtcttcttttttatttattttctcgctTGTCAATTTCCAAGGCATCTCCACCACTCTTCTTTCTATTATATCATCATCTTCCTCGTTTAATCTACCtttacttattttatttatttcctctATCTTTTGCAGTTTCATGTCACTTTTAGATGAGCTGAACGCATAGatacaattattattattattattatatgtaTGTATGGCAACGTTGGGTGCAAACTCAAGTATTATTATTAAAAATGATTTAAGGTTtcatacaacaacaacaacatcatcatcaaggtTTCAATGTTCTCCTAGTGGTACTGTAGCACTTCTCAAACTAGTGTCCTTCACTAGAAAACCTTCACACTTGCATTTGTTAAGGCTTCATAGCCATTCTCGCGGTTTGGGATGGCAATGTCGACACCACAAAGGGGAACACCATTCTTCTCCCAATCCTTCACAGATATTAGAAATTGGGTTCAGTAGGATGCTTGTTTCTCTCCATGATTGGAGAAATTTACGCATCATGGAACTAGCTGGCTTATTGCTTTGCATTTTAATGATTGTTCCGTCAGCTGATGCTGTGGATGCTCTCAAAACTTGTGCCTGTTTGCTCAAGGAATGCAGGTGTGCTATACTATACTTACtatctctctttctttttctGCCATGATAATGTAAATATAACTTAGAGCATCTTTAGTGCTAGAATTTCATTTGAGCTCTTAACTCTTTTTTTAGTGTACAAGCTTCAAAAGAGTCTCACAATAGGTGAGATAAGACTTGAAAATGAGTCTTTAAATTGGAGGAATTCCTCACTCTACAAGCCGGTTGAGTCAAGTCAACCCAAGTTTTAAGATGGTACAAGAGCATAAAACCTATCTAAGATCCGTCAGGTCACCTGCTATGGGGTCCTTAGGTTAGGCTCTAGATGTCATATCCTAGGTGTGTGAGGGGTGATCTATATTCATGAGATAAGACTTCAAAATGAATTTATAAATGAGAGGATTCCTCGCTACATAAGCTGATTTCGTAGGATTTAGTTAAGGTCCAACGCAAATTTACATGTACTATTTAAGAAAACCTACTAGTTTTCACTTCAATGGTAGAATCCGACTTGTATTCTAAACATACTTTCAATGATTTGGTTGTCAAAATATTGATGGGTTAGAAACTTAGAATCCCTTCTTGTAACAAAAAGTTGACGGCCTTCAATGGTATGATATATAAGAACTAAGAACAAGTTCATACGCACAAGAATGTGTCGGAGATGGTCTAATGAGCTAATAGTCTTAGGATTTGGATCCTTTCATGTTTGAATCCAACATTGGGGATTATGTTCATCATCTCACTATTGAAACTCATTGAGTTCTGAAGCTTCGAAAATATGCAGGCCAGAATTAGCCAAGTGTCTTTCAAACCCGTCATGTGCTGCCAATATTGCTTGTCTCCAAACTTGCAACAATAGACCTGATGAGACTGAATGCCAAGTTAGTTTTTCTACTCTTTACATCAACTTCAAGCATATACCATTGTACACCAATTGTTAAGGGAATCTCTGCTCACCAAAGCTTCTTTTTTGTCTTAATTTTATAGATTAGATGCGGAGACGTGTTTGCAAACAGCGTGGTTGATGAATTCAACGAGTGCGCCGTCTCAAGGAAGAAATGTGTGCCTAAGAAATCTGATGTGGGAGACTTTCCTGTTCCAAACCCGGATGTCCTTGTCAAGAGCTTTAACATTTCAGATTTTAGTGGCAAGTGGTACATCACTAGTGGGTTAAATCCCACCTTTGATGCCTTTGACTGCCAGTTACATGAATTTCAAACAGAAGCAAATAAACTTGTTGGTAATATAACATGGAGAATACCAACTCCAGATGGTGGATTTCTCACAAGGTCAGCCCTGCAGAAATTTGTTCAAGATCCCAATAATCCAGGAATACTCTACAATCATGATAATGAGTACCTTAACTATCAAGATGACTGGTAATTCCTTGTTCAGAGGCTCTCTTATTAATTTTTACTCACATGAAGCTTACATACTCATAATTTTCCTATTTAAAATGAAATTCAAGTGCTTGAAGTAAGTAAATATAACTTCCTACTTAAGAAAAAGAAACGACAATGACAACAAGTTACTTTTCTCAGCCTCTTATACACATGATAGGCATACCTTAAAATCAGAGTCGTCTCAAGTTTTTGAAGACTCTGTGTAGGTTAGCCGAAGTTTAAAACAAGTATTTTATGAGGCTCTATTTAGCCAAGGTTTTGCCGTGATAAATTTCATTGTCATGTGCGGTAGTCTCTCTTGCACGCCCTCAAAGACGGGTCGGCTTAAAATGCTAGACCTGTTCTTAAAAATTTGTAAAAGAAAACGGTGAATGAAATATTTGATCTGAATTGTCTTATGTATATTAGTTGAAGTGAAAATGAAGTGATCTGCAGGTATATTTTGTCATCTCAAACTGAGAACAAACCAGACGACTATATATTCATATACTACCGAGGAAGAAACGATGCATGGGATGGCTATGGTGGTGCTGTTGTATACACAAGGAGTTCAGTTTTACCTGAATCCATTGTTCCTGAACTTGAGAAAGTGGCAAAGAGCGTTGGAAGAGACTTTAGCAACTTCATAAGAACAGATAACACATGTGGACCAGAGCCTTCCATTGTGGAGAGGCTGGAGAAAAAAGTAGAGGAAGGAGAGAAAACCATTGTGAGGGAAGTTGAAGAGTTGGAAGAAGAGGTAGAGAAGGTTGGTAAAACCGAAATGAACTTGTTACAGAAGTTGGCTGAAGGATTCAAAATATTTCAAGAAGATGAAGAAAATTTCTTAAGAGGGCTATCTAAGGAAGAAATGGAGATACTCAACAGCCTCAAATTGGAAGCTGATGAAGTAGAAAAGCTCTTTGGACGTGCTTTGCCACTGAGGAAACTAAGATAACTTATATAAATAAGTGAAAAAAATGATGTAAGTTGTAACATATTTTTTGATATACTTTGTTTGTTATTGAATGAATTCTCATGTTTGTTCTCATAAGAATTCGTTTTATATAGAAAAAAAGACATCAAATTGGTGCTgttttttctttaaattttttCTTTAGAAACGAGTCAGAAGCCCCAGAATTCTTCCAAACACTGATTCGGCTCGATTGTGAGGGTATAAACATGTTCTTTGAGCATCTCCCTCTCCTATCAAATACGATCAGACAAGATGACAAACGCCCGAAGAGTGTTGTAAGACCAGTAGAAGTACAACAGTAGAAATTTGAATTTAAgaatattaaataataatatttgtttttatcCATTTTTTGTTCAATAGTCTATTTTGAAAGAAATTTTGTTGCAATTGTGTTGCGTCATAATCGAATTTTTAAAATTGGCACAATGATTTTACTAGCTTTAAATAATTATATAAATGTTCGTATTGGGTCATAATTTTAAAAGTAAGTTTCTTTTGTTTCTTTGAAAAAATGAGCAAAGATATATCCATTGTTTAAATTTTAATGAATTTTGATTACCGTCAAAATTTAAATAGAAGTTTCATACTAGTATTTCGTTTGAATGAGAATTTGATCTCAATATATATTTTTCTAGGTTAAGGAGTGAAATTTTATTCAGAAGAATGTGTGAATGTTTGTTGTAAAGTGTATTCAATAAGTAAAGGAGAGATATGTGAATGATAGATTTCAACCATACGAACTTGAACGTGCATATGTAGATGGAAGGATCAAAGTCGTTGGGATTGTGTAGGTGATCTAACATAAATAAACATTCAAGGACGCTATGAAAGGTAATGGCACTTTCTAACGATATTATATGTGATTGAAAGCATGTGTGTTTGTCTGTATGTTTGTGTGCCCAGTTAGGGATGTTTGATATTTGTGTGCCCGGTTGAGAATATATGATGCTTGTGTGTCCAATTGGGGTTGTGTGTTGCTTATATGGTCGTGGGGGATATGCAATGCTGGTGTGCCTAGGTGAGGATGTGTGTTTATACTGTGATGATAAACATGTGAATAAGATTTCATATGATATTGAATAAATATATGAATTGGCTATTGATAaatgattatgatgaattttaCATATACGTGGTATGTGTATGTTAGGTGGGTTACACAAGATGTGTCAGTTGGGCCATAATATATTGCgatacatatatatatatatatatatatatatatatatatatatatatatatatatatatatatatatatatatatatatatatatatatatatatttatatatgtTCAAGGTAGCTCTTCACAAGGTGTGATTATCAGGAATGAACCCACTTTTAATCCTGAGGCATTTATTGAGTCGATGCTAGTCATTTGGATTAGTCATCATGGGGAGGTGTCCCATTGTGTGTCAGATATACCATAAAAATTAGTAGGAGGTATCTACGACACTCTGCATAGTGGTTAATTTCGAAAAGATATGCATGTGATATTTTCAAGTGGGTGTATCACACATGTAGAGTCAGCATTAGACTATTTGTGCATTGTCGTATGTGTTGAAATAAATGTTGTGATTGTTATATATCGTGTTGTACTTGCATGTGTGTATTCTTTTATATATGCTATTTTTAGATCGTGACCCTCTACTATTATTGTGGAATGGGATGAACGCTTAAGTTGTTAGCAACTATGATGTTTGGGGTATCATTTTGTCGTAAAATTTTACAAGATGTGAATGTCTTTAGCGATCAAAGTCATCGTGCCACAATGTC encodes:
- the LOC127132169 gene encoding violaxanthin de-epoxidase, chloroplastic, which gives rise to MATLGANSSIIIKNDLRFHTTTTTSSSRFQCSPSGTVALLKLVSFTRKPSHLHLLRLHSHSRGLGWQCRHHKGEHHSSPNPSQILEIGFSRMLVSLHDWRNLRIMELAGLLLCILMIVPSADAVDALKTCACLLKECRPELAKCLSNPSCAANIACLQTCNNRPDETECQIRCGDVFANSVVDEFNECAVSRKKCVPKKSDVGDFPVPNPDVLVKSFNISDFSGKWYITSGLNPTFDAFDCQLHEFQTEANKLVGNITWRIPTPDGGFLTRSALQKFVQDPNNPGILYNHDNEYLNYQDDWYILSSQTENKPDDYIFIYYRGRNDAWDGYGGAVVYTRSSVLPESIVPELEKVAKSVGRDFSNFIRTDNTCGPEPSIVERLEKKVEEGEKTIVREVEELEEEVEKVGKTEMNLLQKLAEGFKIFQEDEENFLRGLSKEEMEILNSLKLEADEVEKLFGRALPLRKLR